In Alosa alosa isolate M-15738 ecotype Scorff River chromosome 19, AALO_Geno_1.1, whole genome shotgun sequence, a genomic segment contains:
- the zbtb8a gene encoding zinc finger and BTB domain-containing protein 8A isoform X2, producing the protein MEMVCEIGTNRPMRPSAEPGRQHPHRWSSADITSSHQSCLLKQLDQQRRQDLFCDCNVLVEGHLFKAHRNVLFGSSGYFRMLLTQGAKDCAEPASASFDVFSPETFTVILDFVYSGHLELTSSNVIEVMSAASYLQMNDVIAYCKDFIKSSLEISAKEDDDRYLCLSDNSMGHERSGDVDQAGPCSLNGQPTIWAEDDVQSKDYQVDISPEVTLLPPSPAQHPRMVKTELEPDQDMQLEFTTLVPERRRRGSKRKASGGRPVASDNSSVDLQMAASHSAQKADELYATLPTIVGVVGVFNKDSNPTMRFKCPFCTHTVKRKADLKRHLRCHTGERPYPCQACNKRFTRLEHLRSHFETIHQARKLVCRKCKRHVTELSGRVVCEGTRCYRLCGVCIQETSYAGMTVEGEGEVGQQQEEHAATEEPELLLGVDEAEADGENQDPSWVITDDDDLAEDSGADLIIQEVDDSDEELNEKQD; encoded by the exons ATGGAGATGGTTTGTGAAATTGGGACAAACAGACCAATGCGACCTTCGGCAGAGCCAGGTCGCCA GCATCCTCACAGATGGTCCAGTGCAGACATAACATCAAGCCATCAGAGCTGCCTGCTGAAGCAGCTGGACCAGCAGCGCCGACAAGATCTCTTTTGCGACTGCAACGTGCTGGTTGAGGGCCACCTTTTCAAGGCTCATCGCAATGTGCTCTTCGGCAGCAGTGGTTATTTCCGTATGCTGCTCACCCAGGGAGCTAAAGACTGCGCCGAGCCAGCAAGCGCTTCGTTCGACGTCTTCAGCCCAGAGACCTTCACTGTAATCCTGGACTTCGTCTACTCGGGACACCTGGAGCTCACGAGCAGTAATGTCATTGAAGTGATGTCAGCAGCCAGCTACCTGCAAATGAACGACGTCATTGCCTACTGCAAGGACTTCATCAAGTCCTCGCTGGAGATTAGCGCCAAGGAAGATGACGACCGGTACCTCTGCCTGTCAGATAACAGCATGGGCCATGAGCGCAGTGGTGATGTGGACCAGGCTGGACCTTGCTCCCTCAATGGTCAGCCCACAATTTGGGCCGAGGATGACGTGCAATCGAAGGACTATCAGGTGGACATCAGCCCAGAGGTCACCCTCCTGCCGCCAAGCCCAGCCCAGCATCCGAGAATGGTGAAAACAGAGCTGGAACCAGACCAAGACATGCAGCTAGAGTTTACCACCCTTGTCCCAGAGCGCAGAAGGAGGGGATCCAAGAGGAAAGCCAGCGGAGGACGCCCGGTTGCCAGTGACAACTCCTCAGTTGACCTCCAGATGGCAGCCTCACACAGCGCACAGAAAGCAGATGAACTGTATGCCACCCTACCTACCATTGTTGGAGTTGTGGGAGTCTTCAATAAAG ACTCAAACCCTACCATGCGTTTCAAGTGCcctttctgcacacacactgtgaaaagGAAGGCTGACCTGAAGAGACATCTCCGTTGTCATACGGGCGAACGCCCCTACCCCTGCCAGGCGTGTAACAAGCGCTTCACTCGGCTAGAGCACCTGCGCAGCCATTTTGAGACG ATCCATCAGGCGCGTAAGCTGGTGTGTCGTAAATGCAAGCGCCACGTGACCGAGCTGAGCGGGAGGGTGGTGTGCGAGGGCACGCGGTGCTATCGGCTGTGTGGCGTCTGTATCCAGGAGACAAGTTACGCCGGCATGactgtggagggggagggggaggtgggccagcagcaggaggagcatGCGGCCACAGAGGAGCCAGAGCTGTTGCTGGGGGTGGACGAGGCCGAAGCCGACGGGGAGAACCAGGACCCCAGCTGGGTCATCACAGATGACGACGACCTGGCCGAGGACTCGGGTGCCGACCTGATAATCCAGGAGGTGGACGACAGTGATGAGGAGCTGAATGAAAAGCAGGACTGA
- the zbtb8a gene encoding zinc finger and BTB domain-containing protein 8A isoform X1 has translation MEMVCEIGTNRPMRPSAEPGRQHPHRWSSADITSSHQSCLLKQLDQQRRQDLFCDCNVLVEGHLFKAHRNVLFGSSGYFRMLLTQGAKDCAEPASASFDVFSPETFTVILDFVYSGHLELTSSNVIEVMSAASYLQMNDVIAYCKDFIKSSLEISAKEDDDRYLCLSDNSMGHERSGDVDQAGPCSLNGQPTIWAEDDVQSKDYQVDISPEVTLLPPSPAQHPRMVKTELEPDQDMQLEFTTLVPERRRRGSKRKASGGRPVASDNSSVDLQMAASHSAQKADELYATLPTIVGVVGVFNKVDSNPTMRFKCPFCTHTVKRKADLKRHLRCHTGERPYPCQACNKRFTRLEHLRSHFETIHQARKLVCRKCKRHVTELSGRVVCEGTRCYRLCGVCIQETSYAGMTVEGEGEVGQQQEEHAATEEPELLLGVDEAEADGENQDPSWVITDDDDLAEDSGADLIIQEVDDSDEELNEKQD, from the exons ATGGAGATGGTTTGTGAAATTGGGACAAACAGACCAATGCGACCTTCGGCAGAGCCAGGTCGCCA GCATCCTCACAGATGGTCCAGTGCAGACATAACATCAAGCCATCAGAGCTGCCTGCTGAAGCAGCTGGACCAGCAGCGCCGACAAGATCTCTTTTGCGACTGCAACGTGCTGGTTGAGGGCCACCTTTTCAAGGCTCATCGCAATGTGCTCTTCGGCAGCAGTGGTTATTTCCGTATGCTGCTCACCCAGGGAGCTAAAGACTGCGCCGAGCCAGCAAGCGCTTCGTTCGACGTCTTCAGCCCAGAGACCTTCACTGTAATCCTGGACTTCGTCTACTCGGGACACCTGGAGCTCACGAGCAGTAATGTCATTGAAGTGATGTCAGCAGCCAGCTACCTGCAAATGAACGACGTCATTGCCTACTGCAAGGACTTCATCAAGTCCTCGCTGGAGATTAGCGCCAAGGAAGATGACGACCGGTACCTCTGCCTGTCAGATAACAGCATGGGCCATGAGCGCAGTGGTGATGTGGACCAGGCTGGACCTTGCTCCCTCAATGGTCAGCCCACAATTTGGGCCGAGGATGACGTGCAATCGAAGGACTATCAGGTGGACATCAGCCCAGAGGTCACCCTCCTGCCGCCAAGCCCAGCCCAGCATCCGAGAATGGTGAAAACAGAGCTGGAACCAGACCAAGACATGCAGCTAGAGTTTACCACCCTTGTCCCAGAGCGCAGAAGGAGGGGATCCAAGAGGAAAGCCAGCGGAGGACGCCCGGTTGCCAGTGACAACTCCTCAGTTGACCTCCAGATGGCAGCCTCACACAGCGCACAGAAAGCAGATGAACTGTATGCCACCCTACCTACCATTGTTGGAGTTGTGGGAGTCTTCAATAAAG TAGACTCAAACCCTACCATGCGTTTCAAGTGCcctttctgcacacacactgtgaaaagGAAGGCTGACCTGAAGAGACATCTCCGTTGTCATACGGGCGAACGCCCCTACCCCTGCCAGGCGTGTAACAAGCGCTTCACTCGGCTAGAGCACCTGCGCAGCCATTTTGAGACG ATCCATCAGGCGCGTAAGCTGGTGTGTCGTAAATGCAAGCGCCACGTGACCGAGCTGAGCGGGAGGGTGGTGTGCGAGGGCACGCGGTGCTATCGGCTGTGTGGCGTCTGTATCCAGGAGACAAGTTACGCCGGCATGactgtggagggggagggggaggtgggccagcagcaggaggagcatGCGGCCACAGAGGAGCCAGAGCTGTTGCTGGGGGTGGACGAGGCCGAAGCCGACGGGGAGAACCAGGACCCCAGCTGGGTCATCACAGATGACGACGACCTGGCCGAGGACTCGGGTGCCGACCTGATAATCCAGGAGGTGGACGACAGTGATGAGGAGCTGAATGAAAAGCAGGACTGA
- the gale gene encoding UDP-glucose 4-epimerase isoform X2 yields MAQKVLVTGGGGYIGSHCVVELIEAGFLPVVIDNFSNAVREGDVPESLRRIEAFLDTTIEFHELDLLDKPGLERIFKKHKFHAVMHFAGLKAVGESVEQPLRYYRVNLTGSINLLEVMQAHGVHNVVFSSSATVYGDPQKLPIDESHPAGACTNPYGQTKYFIEEMIKDHCKAEKDWNAVLLRYFNPIGAHISGQIGEDPQGIPNNLLPYVAQVAIGRRKQLNVFGNDYNTIDGTGVRDYIHVVDLAKGHIAALRKLEESCGCKVYNLGTGTGYSVLQMVKAMEKVSGRKIAYQIAPRRSGDIASCYADPQLAEKELGWKAQFDLERMCEDLWRWQSKNPTGFCNGTAE; encoded by the exons ATGGCTCAGAAGGTTCTTGTCACAGGTGGAGGGGGCTACATTGGCAGCCATTGTGTGGTGGAGCTCATAGAGGCTGGCTTTCTTCCTGTCGTGATTGATAACTTCAGCAATGCTGTACGAG AGGGTGATGTCCCAGAAAGTTTGCGAAGAATTGAGGCATTTCTGGACACAACCATTGAGTTCCACGAGCTGGATTTGCTTGACAAACCTGGACTAGAAAGGATATTTAAAAAG CACAAATTCCATGCAGTAATGCACTTTGCCGGCCTAAAAGCAGTGGGTGAGTCTGTTGAGCAGCCTCTGCGATACTACCGTGTCAATCTCACAGGAAGCATCAACCTGCTTGAG GTTATGCAGGCTCATGGGGTACACAATGTGGTATTCAGCAGCTCAGCTACGGTGTACGGAGATCCCCAGAAGCTGCCAATCGATGAGAGCCACCCAGCAGGGGCTTGCACCAACCCTTACGGCCAGACCAAGTACTTCATCGAGGAAATGATCAAAGACCATTGTAAAGCAGAGAAG GACTGGAATGCTGTATTGCTAAGGTACTTCAACCCCATTGGTGCTCACATCTCTGGACAAATTGGTGAAGACCCACAGGGTATTCCCAATAACCTGTTGCCATACGTCGCCCAG GTTGCCATTGGTAGAAGGAAACAATTGAATGTGTTTGGAAATGACTACAATACAATTGATGGAACAG GGGTCAGAGACTATATCCATGTGGTAGACTTGGCAAAGGGACACATAGCAGCTCTCAGGAAACTGGAAGAAAGTTGTGGATGCAAG GTGTATAACCTGGGAACAGGCACAGGTTACTCAGTGCTGCAGATGGTGAAGGCTATGGAGAAGGTCTCAGGGAGAAAG aTCGCCTACCAGATTGCCCCACGGAGGAGTGGTGACATCGCGTCCTGTTATGCTGATCCCcagctggctgagaaggagctGGGCTGGAAGGCTCAGTTTGATCTGGAGAGGATGT GTGAAGATCTGTGGCGCTGGCAATCCAAGAATCCTACTGGTTTCTGCAACGGCACAGCTGAATGA
- the gale gene encoding UDP-glucose 4-epimerase isoform X1 codes for MAQKVLVTGGGGYIGSHCVVELIEAGFLPVVIDNFSNAVRGEGDVPESLRRIEAFLDTTIEFHELDLLDKPGLERIFKKHKFHAVMHFAGLKAVGESVEQPLRYYRVNLTGSINLLEVMQAHGVHNVVFSSSATVYGDPQKLPIDESHPAGACTNPYGQTKYFIEEMIKDHCKAEKDWNAVLLRYFNPIGAHISGQIGEDPQGIPNNLLPYVAQVAIGRRKQLNVFGNDYNTIDGTGVRDYIHVVDLAKGHIAALRKLEESCGCKVYNLGTGTGYSVLQMVKAMEKVSGRKIAYQIAPRRSGDIASCYADPQLAEKELGWKAQFDLERMCEDLWRWQSKNPTGFCNGTAE; via the exons ATGGCTCAGAAGGTTCTTGTCACAGGTGGAGGGGGCTACATTGGCAGCCATTGTGTGGTGGAGCTCATAGAGGCTGGCTTTCTTCCTGTCGTGATTGATAACTTCAGCAATGCTGTACGAG GAGAGGGTGATGTCCCAGAAAGTTTGCGAAGAATTGAGGCATTTCTGGACACAACCATTGAGTTCCACGAGCTGGATTTGCTTGACAAACCTGGACTAGAAAGGATATTTAAAAAG CACAAATTCCATGCAGTAATGCACTTTGCCGGCCTAAAAGCAGTGGGTGAGTCTGTTGAGCAGCCTCTGCGATACTACCGTGTCAATCTCACAGGAAGCATCAACCTGCTTGAG GTTATGCAGGCTCATGGGGTACACAATGTGGTATTCAGCAGCTCAGCTACGGTGTACGGAGATCCCCAGAAGCTGCCAATCGATGAGAGCCACCCAGCAGGGGCTTGCACCAACCCTTACGGCCAGACCAAGTACTTCATCGAGGAAATGATCAAAGACCATTGTAAAGCAGAGAAG GACTGGAATGCTGTATTGCTAAGGTACTTCAACCCCATTGGTGCTCACATCTCTGGACAAATTGGTGAAGACCCACAGGGTATTCCCAATAACCTGTTGCCATACGTCGCCCAG GTTGCCATTGGTAGAAGGAAACAATTGAATGTGTTTGGAAATGACTACAATACAATTGATGGAACAG GGGTCAGAGACTATATCCATGTGGTAGACTTGGCAAAGGGACACATAGCAGCTCTCAGGAAACTGGAAGAAAGTTGTGGATGCAAG GTGTATAACCTGGGAACAGGCACAGGTTACTCAGTGCTGCAGATGGTGAAGGCTATGGAGAAGGTCTCAGGGAGAAAG aTCGCCTACCAGATTGCCCCACGGAGGAGTGGTGACATCGCGTCCTGTTATGCTGATCCCcagctggctgagaaggagctGGGCTGGAAGGCTCAGTTTGATCTGGAGAGGATGT GTGAAGATCTGTGGCGCTGGCAATCCAAGAATCCTACTGGTTTCTGCAACGGCACAGCTGAATGA
- the LOC125284482 gene encoding kazal-type serine protease inhibitor domain-containing protein 1-like: protein MSWTVVWLCLYLYLCVCVRPSHASPPQHRGWLRLWEEGEACGECQEHLCPPAPPNCPAGLVRDNCDCCEQCANAEGQLCDPDGAQEFYGHCGEGLHCRRPPRRKRRLKGGDGDDSPEPKCVCRSTSSVCGSDGRTYPNPCQLREEASRLGKELRVIGAGPCHSAPQISRAPQDLTNYTGNDIAFGCEVSAFPIPSVSWKKNGSDNILPGDDPHISVQARGGPQRFTISTWLQIQGLRLSDAGSYSCISQNALGNASALARLQVLRKVSQR from the exons ATGTCCTGGACTGTGGTCTGGTTGTGCCTATACCTgtacctgtgcgtgtgtgtacgtccGTCTCATGCCTCGCCCCCGCAGCACCGCGGCTGGCTGCGTCTCTGGGAGGAGGGCGAGGCCTGTGGCGAGTGCCAGGAGCACCTATGCCCCCCGGCGCCCCCCAACTGCCCGGCTGGCCTGGTGCGGGACAACTGCGACTGCTGTGAGCAGTGTGCCAACGCCGAGGGCCAGCTGTGTGACCCCGACGGAGCACAGGAGTTCTACGGTCACTGCGGGGAGGGGCTGCACTGCCGGAGGCCCCCGAGAAGGAAGAGGCGCCTCAAGGGCGGGGATGGCGATGACAGCCCAGAGCCCAAGTGTGTGTGCCGGTCCACAAGCTCCGTGTGTGGGTCAGATGGGCGCACATACCCCAATCCCTgccagctgagggaggaggccaGCAGACTGGGGAAGGAGCTGAGAGTTATTGGGGCTGGACCCTGCCACTCGG CCCCACAGATTTCCAGAGCCCCTCAAGACCTGACAAAttacacaggaaatgacatcGCATTTGGATGTGAGGTGTCTGCCTTCCCTATTCCCAGCGTGAGCTGGAAGAAGAACGGTAGCGACAACATCCTACCTGGTGATGACCCTCACATTTCAGTCCAG GCACGGGGTGGGCCGCAACGCTTCACTATATCAACATGGCTGCAGATCCAAG GTCTCCGTCTCTCTGATGCTGGCAGCTACTCTTGCATCTCTCAGAATGCACTGGGGAACGCTTCAGCCTTAGCTCGGCTTCAAGTGCTCAGAAAAG TTTCCCAGAGATAA